Proteins encoded together in one Fundulus heteroclitus isolate FHET01 unplaced genomic scaffold, MU-UCD_Fhet_4.1 scaffold_73, whole genome shotgun sequence window:
- the LOC118561813 gene encoding uncharacterized protein LOC118561813, whose protein sequence is MDVDELIALYFQFGLPYKDIAALLARRHSYVVSERHIKRILKSCGLFRRKGYTNLEYVVGFIQTQLQTTGQLNGYRWMFTKCLENGLKVKKEEVRIILKELDPRGVELRRTRRLHRRSYFAKGPNYIWHLDSYDKLKPFGICINGCIDGFSRKIIWMNAFTTSSDPKIIGGYFMDAVKKTDGCPRIVRGDRGTENVRVRDFQRFLRRDIQDDSDIDSYIEGASTSNQRIESWWGFLRRESMEFYISLLVDLKDRGLYNGEYLDKSLVQFCFLGIIQDELDEMTSVWDSHIIRPSKNYRVPSGRPKVMYMFPDLYSTRDCISPVNSDDVQLCITNCAFRQATPCDTDINNLCNFLMAESHLQLPSDGFQAIDLYLHLRTSIRTSL, encoded by the exons ATGGATGTAGATGAACTAATTGCACTATATTTTCAGTTTGGGCTACCATACAAAGACATTGCTGCATTGCTTGCAAGACGTCACAGTTATGTTGTGTCTGAACGTCACATAAAACGTATCCTGAAGTCCTGTGGTCTATTTCGGCGCAAAGGATATACAAACCTTGAATATGTTGTGGGATTCATTCAAACACAGCTGCAAACGACTGGTCAACTGAACGGATATAGATGGATGTTTACAAAATGTCTGGAAAATGGACTTAAGGTAAAGAAAGAAGAGGTCCGTATTATATTAAAAGAACTTGATCCAAGAGGTGTGGAACTTAGGAGAACCAGACGTCTTCATCGGCGCAGCTACTTTGCAAAGGGGCCGAATTACATATGGCATTTGGACTCCTATGACAAACTGAAACCATTTGGAATCTGCATCAATGGCTGCATTGATGGATTTTCTAGGAAAATCATATGGATGAATGCGTTCACCACCAGCAGTGACCCAAAGATTATTGGAGGCTACTTCATGGACGCAGTTAAGAAAACAGATGGCTGCCCAAGGATCGTCAGAGGTGACAGGGGCACGGAGAATGTCAGAGTGAGAGACTTCCAACGTTTTCTGCGGCGAGATATACAGGATGACTCTGACATTGACAGCTATATAGAGGGGGCAAGCACATCAAACCAGAGAATTGAAAGCTGGTGGGGTTTCCTCAGGAGGGAGTCAATGGAGTTCTATATTTCTCTGTTGGTTGATCTTAAGGATCGTGGTTTGTACAACGGTGAATATTTGGACAAAAGCCTTGTTCAGTTCTGCTTCCTGGGCATCATACAG GATGAGTTGGATGAGATGACCTCTGTGTGGGATTCACATATTATTCGACCATCAAAAAATTACAGAGTACCCAGTGGCCGACCTAAAGTTATGTACATGTTTCCAGACCTCTACTCAACCAGAGATTGCATTTCACCAGTAAACAGTGATGATGTACAGCTATGCATTACAAACTGTGCATTTCGACAAGCAACACCATGTGACACAGACATCAACAATCTCTGCAACTTTCTGATGGCAGAGTCACATTTGCAGCTCCCATCTGATGGTTTCCAAGCAATTGATCTGTACTTGCATTTGCGAACTAGTATTAGAACTAGTCTATAA
- the LOC118561812 gene encoding uncharacterized protein LOC118561812 yields MSSDFEDTEDMQRKTRRIQRQCARKRTRRYERSTNDQRNNPGKSTESDVIPIFSTSEEDGEADKSSKQSQSPSLEIIHKEMLDSSFEAAGSHPHEGADNPEAEDDCFILSHNQDADQVLQFTPVVAINASAEDFEIQFGPVSNHDEESLDSTLLWNQDDINSSQHSTLNDGAASLHSIFAQPGQNDKEIHCVQIRRINVVSDLINIFMEPAVMNVQLKMELINEKAFDSDGVSREVYSAFWERFLELCEGEDERVPRLRPDFTEKHWEAVGRIWLKGYLDHNIIPIQLSPAFILACFQGVSSVDEELLMMCFHRFISAHERLTVDKVLQGNLDEDVEEDLLDLFSRMGSHNLPTKENVQASLSTIAHKVLLQEPKFVIDSFHSCFYNAVPSLASKENIIELYESKRATDKKVAQMIKPSSESLNSQEQTALNHLLRYVRSIDQKKLETFLRFCTGSTVLCKDTIEITFNRLSGLNRRVVAHMCGAVLELPCTYVSYPEFRTELDNILAGDCFTMDIL; encoded by the exons ATGTCTTCGGATTTTGAGGACACGGAGGACATGCAAAGAAAG ACCAGGAGAATCCAGAGGCAGTGTGCAAGGAAACGAACAAGAAGATATGAAAGATCAACCAATGATCAAAGGAATAACCCAGGGAAATCTACAGAGTCCGATGTGATACCAATTTTTTCAACAAGTGAAGAAGATGGAGAA GCAGACAAATCAAGCAAGCAATCACAGTCACCTTCTCTTGAAATAATCCACAAAGAAATGCTGGATTCTTCATTTGAAGCTGCTGGATCCCATCCTCATGAAGGTGCAGACAATCCAGAAGCTGAGGATGACTGTTTCATTCTATCCCACAATCAAGATGCCGATCAAGTTCTTCAGTTTACTCCAGTTGTGGCTATTAATGCATCTGCTGAAGATTTTGAAATTCAGTTTGGGCCAGTTTCTAATCATGATGAAGAGAGTCTAGACTCCACCCTTCTGTGGAACCAAGATGACATTAACTCCTCTCag CATTCAACACTGAATGATGGAGCTGCATCATTACACAGTATCTTTGCACAGCCAGGccaaaatgacaaagaaataCACTGTGTTCAGATTAGACGAATTAATGTTGTTAGTGATCTCATAAACATTTTTATGGAACCAGCAGTTATGAATGTTCAGCTAAAAATGGAACTCATAAATGAAAAAGCTTTTGACAGTGATGGTGTGTCAAGAGAGGTGTACTCAGCTTTCTGGGAACGTTTCTTAGAGCTGTGTGAGGGGGAGGATGAACGAGTACCCAGGCTTCGACCAGACTTCACTGAAAAGCACTGGGAAGCGGTTGGAAGAATTTGGTTGAAAGGATACTTGGACCACAACATCATACCAATCCAATTGTCTCCAGCTTTTATCCTCGCCTGCTTTCAGGGGGTTAGTTCAGTGGATGAGGAACTGCTGATGATGTGCTTCCATAGGTTCATTTCAGCACATGAACGGCTGACAGTAGACAAAGTTCTACAAGGAAACTtggatgaagatgttgaggaaGACTTGCTTGACCTATTTTCAAGGATGGGCTCACACAACTTGCCTACTAAAGAAAATGTGCAGGCTTCCCTTTCCACAATTGCACATAAAGTTCTTCTTCAAGAACCAAAATTTGTAATAGACAGTTTTCACTCCTGTTTTTACAATGCGGTGCCATCACTAGCCAGCAAAGAAAATATTATTGAACTTTATGAGTCAAAGAGGGCAACAGACAAAAAAGTAGCCCAAATGATAAAACCATCAAGTGAAAGCCTAAATTCACAGGAGCAGACAGCTCTAAACCATCTATTGAGGTATGTTCGAAGCATTGACCAAAAAAAGTTAGAAACGTTCTTGCGCTTCTGCACAGGGTCCACAGTGCTATGCAAAGACACCATTGAAATTACATTTAATAGGTTATCTGGCTTAAATCGAAGAGTAGTGGCACACATGTGTGGAGCTGTCCTTGAGCTGCCATGCACCTATGTGTCATACCCGGAGTTTAGAACCGAGCTAGACAACATCTTGGCAGGGGACTGTTTTACAATGGACATTCTGTAG